The following coding sequences are from one Lolium rigidum isolate FL_2022 chromosome 6, APGP_CSIRO_Lrig_0.1, whole genome shotgun sequence window:
- the LOC124667653 gene encoding small heat shock protein, chloroplastic-like gives MAAANAPFALVSRLSSPAARMPIRAWRAARPAPLGAGRARPLSVASASQENRDNSVDVQVSQNGGNSQQGNAVQRRPRRAGFDISPFGLVDPMSPMRTMRQMLDTMDRLFDDTVGFPTARRSPAAASEGPRMPWDIMEDEKEVKMRFDMPGLSREEVKVMVEDDTLVIRGEHKKETSEGQGEGADGQGDGWWKERSVSSYDMRLALPDECDKSQVRAELKNGVLLVTVPKTETERKVIDVQVQ, from the exons ATGGCTGCAGCGAACGCCCCCTTCGCCCTCGTCAGCCGCCTCTCCTCCCCTGCCGCGCGCATGCCGATCCGCGCCTGGAGAGCCGCCAGGCCGGCGCCGCTCGGGGCCGGGAGAGCCCGCCCGCTCTCCGTGGCCTCCGCGTCGCAGGAGAACAGGGACAACTCCGTCGACGTCCAAGTCAGCCAGAACGGCGGCAACAGCCAGCAGGGCAACGCCGTccagcgccgcccgcgccgcgccgGGTTCGACATCTCCCCGTTCG GGCTGGTGGATCCGATGTCGCCGATGCGAACCATGAGGCAGATGCTGGACACGATGGACCGCCTCTTCGACGACACTGTGGGGTTCCCCACGGCGCGGcgttcgccggcggcggcgagcgaggGACCGCGGATGCCGTGGGACATCATGGAGGACGAGAAGGAGGTGAAGATGCGGTTCGACATGCCCGGGCTGTCGCGGGAGGAGGTGAAGGTGATGGTGGAGGACGACACGCTCGTCATCCGCGGCGAGCACAAGAAGGAAACTAGTGAAGGCCAAGGGGAGGGCGCGGATGGACAGGGTGATGGGTGGTGGAAGGAGCGCAGCGTCAGCTCCTACGACATGCGCCTGGCGCTCCCGGATGAGTGTGACAAGAGCCAGGTGCGCGCCGAGCTCAAGAACGGCGTGCTGCTCGTCACCGTGCCCAAGACGGAGACCGAGCGCAAGGTCATCGACGTGCAGGTCCAGTGA
- the LOC124663086 gene encoding RNA-binding protein 38-like, which yields MDGDTTFTKLFVGGLAWQTQRDAMRRYFEQFGDIAEAVVIADKHTGRSRGYGFVTFRDPEAAARALQDPTPVIDGRRANCNLAALGASQRPHPAAAPAPAPFGMVRSRPAAASSSSYQGSAAAAMAPSYFPQHAHYTYPYYYGYTGGYSPESMYQMQMSYYSAHGGAGVQQQQQQQSQLQTYYAAAGAEGGQQGFSPYYLQQMQAAASNQEQSSSAAAVQYAQMMQYAAHMQQAAHASRLHGTAVSEVPSDAGTRKGGTAAAVGGPGSSQTSPETDRKEES from the exons ATGGACGGCGACACGACGTTCACGAAGCTGTTCGTGGGTGGCCTGGCGTGGCAGACGCAGCGCGACGCAATGCGGCGCTACTTCGAGCAGTTCGGGGACATCGCGGAGGCCGTCGTCATCGCCGACAAGCACACCGGCCGCTCCAGGGGCTACGGATTT GTGACGTTCAGGgaccccgaggcggcggcgcgagcgctgCAGGACCCGACGCCGGTGATCGACGGCAGGAGGGCAAACTGCAACCTGGCGGCTCTCGGCGCGTCACAGCGCCCACATCCTGctgccgcgccggcgccggcgccgttcg GGATGGTCAGGTCAAGGCCCGCAGCAGCGTCGTCTTCGTCTTACCAGGGCTCTGCCGCTGCCGCAATGGCACCCTCCTACTTCCCCCAACATGCTCATTACACCTATCCTTACTACTACGG GTATACTGGAGGGTATTCTCCAGAAAGCATGTACCAAATGCAAATG AGCTACTATAGTGCGCATGGTGGCGCCGgtgtccagcagcagcagcaacagcagtcaCAACTGCAGACATACTACGCAGCGGCTGGGGCGGAAGGAGGCCAGCAAGGATTTTCACCATACTATCTCCAGCAGATGCAAGCTGCCGCGAGCAACCAGGAGCAGAGTTCTTCTGCCGCGGCAGTGCAGTACGCTCAGATGATGCAGTACGCGGCACACATGCAGCAGGCGGCGCACGCCAGTCGGCTCCATGGCACGGCCGTCTCGGAGGTTCCCAGTGATGCAG GTACGAGGAAGGGCGGAACTGCAGCGGCCGTTGGAGGACCGGGCTCGTCTCAAACATCACCTGAAACAGATAGGAAGGAGGAGTCCTGA